TACAGTCTGCAAAATATTGATCAAAAGCCCCCTTTTCTTCTGGAAAAGAAACATTGAATCTTTCCCGGACTAAATTGCGAATATATTCAAGGTAAAGTTCATCATTGTGAAAAGCGGAAATGTGGGCAGGTGAAAGAAACATACATTGTATACAAATAGTTTCTGGTGCTAAGGGCTGACCTCCTTCTTCTATAATAGAATAAGCTTTTGTTAATGTATTAGTTATAGAATCCACAATAAATCCCTCCTGATTTTCATGTACTTTTGGAATCTTTTGTGATTGAACTTCTCATAAAAAGAAGTGTAAGAAAATTCCAGAGTATATGTTCGTATCTTTTTCATAATTATAAGGCATACATGGAAAAAAGTAAAAAAAATATTTTTTTCTTCACTTTAAAGCTAAAAAGTGTTGAATAAATGAAAAATTTATGGTAGGATAAGGAAGATTTAATAATAAGCAATTATTTTTACAAAAATGAAAGTGTATAAAGGAGTACAGACGATTATGGATATGGATATGAAATTTTTTAGGAAACTGCCGGTACCAAAGGATTTAAAGGAGCAGTTTCCTGCTGATGAGAGAATTGTAAAGATTAAGCAGGAGAGAGATCCTGAGATTCGAAGAATTTTTGAGGGTAAGTCTGATAAGTTATTATTAATTATAGGGCCATGTTCTGCTGACAGAGAAGATGCTGTTCTTGATTATGTAACAAGATTGTCAAAGGTACAGGAGAAAGTAAAAGACAAGATTATGATCATCCCAAGAATATATACGAATAAACCTCGTACAACCGGTGGGGGATATAAGGGGCTTGTTCATCAGCCAGATCCGGAGAAGAAGCCGGATATGTTGCAGGGAATTATTGCTGTTCGTGAGTTACATCAGAAAGCAATTCTTGAAAGTGGACTTACTTGTGCGGATGAAATGCTGTATCCCGAAAACCATCGTTATGTTTCGGATCTGTTATCCTATGTTGCAATCGGAGCACGTTCTGTAGAGGATCAGCAGCATCGTCTGACAGCAAGCGGTGTAGGAATTCCTGTAGGAATGAAGAATCCGACAGGTGGAGATTTATCTGTTATGATGAATTCTATCACAGCAGCGCAGGGGCAGCATGTATTCCTCTATCGTGGATGGGAAGTACAGTCTCTTGGTAATCCTTATGCACATGCTTTATTAAGAGGATATGTAGATAAGCATGGTAAAACATACTCGAACTATCATTATGAAGATTTAAATGAACTTTTTGAATTATATCAGGAACATGAATTAAAAAATCCAGGTGTGATTATTGATACAAACCATGCGAATTCCGGTAAGCATTACCTTGAACAGATTCGTATTGCAAAGGAAGTACTGCATAGCTGCAGACTTTCTAAAGATATCAAAGGACTTGTAAAAGGTCTGATGATCGAAAGTTACATTGAAGATGGTAATCAGCCGATTGGTGGAGGATGTTATGGTAAGTCGATTACAGATCCTTGTCTTGGCTGGGAAAAGTCAGAAAGATTAATTTACGAAATTGCAGATTTACTATAATGTTGTAAATGGATTTCGGTGCTAATTACATAATTATTTATAAATGCTACAATTTAATAGACAGTATTTTAAAAATATCCGGTTTTTTTAAACCGGATATTGAATTTTATGGGGGAATTATGTAAAATGGTACCAAGGGTTGTTCTGTGATGTTGATTATGTTACAATAATTTTAAATAAGTCATTTTTGAGCCATAATCTTGTAATATAATTTTAACAACTAAGAATGAAAGGAAGATGTCGAATGCTTACAGGCAGATTACTGATTTTAAGCAAGAAAGAAGCAGAATGTAAAGAGATGACAGCTTATTTCGAAGATAGCGGTTATAATGTAATCTGGTGCACAGAATATGATGAAGCAGGAGAGATTCTTTCCAGAGGAAAGAACAAACCGGATCTGCTGATTTTTGATGTAGATATACCAAAACGGCGAGAATATGAGACAGTTGAGAAGATAAGAATGTATTCTGACATGGCTATTTTAATGTTGTCACAGGATGATAAGCTGGACAGTCAGTTATATGCCTATTCTAAGAAGATAGATGATTATATGGTAAAGCCGGCACCGTTACCGTTGATAGAGGCGCATGTAGAGGCAATCATACGAAGGACAGTGGAGAAGCGGAATGCAGTAGAAGCTGTAGGTGCCTTATCTATTGATTATGAAGGAAGAAAGATTTATCTTGCGGACAGACCGTTAAAGGTAACAGCGAAGGAGTTTGATTTACTGGAGTATTTTATAAAGCATAAAGGTATGATTTTATCCAGAGATAAGATTCTTGATTCTGTATGGGGATTTGATTATATTGGCGGGTACCGAAGCGTAGACACGCTGGTAAAGAAACTACGAGCGAAGTTAACTAAGGAATATCCTTATATTAAGACAGTTTATGGGGTTGGATACTGTTTTGATATTTAAGGATGATAAACTCACAATTGTAAAAGAGAGGAAGGCGAGAATAATGAAAGTGAAGCGAATTGTTAGTATATTCGCGGTATTATTGTTATGTGCATGTCTGATTACACCAATCAGCACAGATGCGGCTGCAAAGGTTCGTGTAAGAACCGTAAAGGGAGTAACAAGCTCTTATTCCGGTCGGATGAAGTACTGTTATGTGAACGGAAAGAAGATTGGGTTGACGAAGAATCCTATTTTTAAAAAGTCAGGCTCCTATATGGGACCGGTTGCA
This Anaerobutyricum hallii DNA region includes the following protein-coding sequences:
- a CDS encoding 3-deoxy-7-phosphoheptulonate synthase; amino-acid sequence: MDMDMKFFRKLPVPKDLKEQFPADERIVKIKQERDPEIRRIFEGKSDKLLLIIGPCSADREDAVLDYVTRLSKVQEKVKDKIMIIPRIYTNKPRTTGGGYKGLVHQPDPEKKPDMLQGIIAVRELHQKAILESGLTCADEMLYPENHRYVSDLLSYVAIGARSVEDQQHRLTASGVGIPVGMKNPTGGDLSVMMNSITAAQGQHVFLYRGWEVQSLGNPYAHALLRGYVDKHGKTYSNYHYEDLNELFELYQEHELKNPGVIIDTNHANSGKHYLEQIRIAKEVLHSCRLSKDIKGLVKGLMIESYIEDGNQPIGGGCYGKSITDPCLGWEKSERLIYEIADLL
- a CDS encoding response regulator transcription factor, which gives rise to MLTGRLLILSKKEAECKEMTAYFEDSGYNVIWCTEYDEAGEILSRGKNKPDLLIFDVDIPKRREYETVEKIRMYSDMAILMLSQDDKLDSQLYAYSKKIDDYMVKPAPLPLIEAHVEAIIRRTVEKRNAVEAVGALSIDYEGRKIYLADRPLKVTAKEFDLLEYFIKHKGMILSRDKILDSVWGFDYIGGYRSVDTLVKKLRAKLTKEYPYIKTVYGVGYCFDI